In Balearica regulorum gibbericeps isolate bBalReg1 chromosome 2, bBalReg1.pri, whole genome shotgun sequence, one DNA window encodes the following:
- the LOC104630865 gene encoding putative 2-ketogluconate reductase isoform X2 has product MAEEELPGVLILDIGGTHGVLENLAALLKKHFCLITMKEFLENKKEMSKKIQSIFVFECRPTINQELLESLPNLKVIGNSGVGVDHLDLKMISNFGVKVTNTPHAVADPTADIGMALMLASARRLVEGCKIAVSPDTKYFAVDWLGVEVTRATLGIVGMGSIGYKVAQRARAFNMRILYHNRNRRRKEEEEAVDAHYCEKIEDLLQQSDFVMLVVNLTPETHKLIGKKELGLMKPTATLINISRGAVIDQDALVEALQNKVIRAAALDVTYPEPLPRDHPLLKLNNIIITPHIGTATVQAIHMMAEEAIANMLAVLNGQPIPSEVFPN; this is encoded by the exons ATGGCAGAAGAAGAGTTGCCAGGCGTTTTGATTCTGGATATAGGAGGAACTCATGGTGTGCTAGAAAACCTTGCAGCACTTTTGAAGAAACACTTTTGCCTTATCACCATGAAGgaatttcttgaaaacaaaaaagaaatgagcaaaaaaatccaatctatttttgtgtttgagtgCAGGCCAACCATTAACCAGGAGCTTCTAGAAAGCCTGCCTAATTTAAAGGTAATTGGAAACTCTGGGGTTGGAGTCGATCACTTAGACTTGAAAATGATTTCTAACTTTGGCGTAAAAGTGACCAATACCCCACATGCTGTGGCGGACCCAACAGCAGACATAGGAATGGCCTTGATGCTGGCCTCTGCCAGAAGACTAGTGGAAg GCTGCAAGATTGCAGTTTCTCCAGACACGAAGTATTTTGCTGTTGACTGGCTGGGAGTGGAAGTAACCAGAGCGACACTTGGGATTGTCGGAATGGGCAGCATTGGGTACAAAGTGGCTCAGAGAGCCAGAGCCTTCAACATGAGGATCCTGTACCATAACAGGAACCGAAG aagaaaggaggaggaagaagcagttGATGCCCACTACTGTGAGAAGATAGAAGACTTGCTGCAGCAATCTGACTTTGTTATGTTGGTTGTGAATCTGACTCCTGAGACTCACAAACTGATTGGGAAAAAGGAGCTGGGGCTGATGAAACCCACAGCTACTCTTATAAATATCAGTCGAG GTGCAGTTATAGATCAAGATGCATTGGTAGAAGCTCTCCAGAATAAGGTTAttagagctgctgctctggatgTGACATACCCTGAGCCTCTGCCAAG AGATCAtcctttattaaaattaaataacatcATCATAACCCCTCACATTGGAACCGCAACAGTCCAAGCTATCCATATGATGGCAGAAGAAGCAATAGCAAATATGCTGGCTGTTCTCAATGGCCAACCCATTCCAAGTGAAGTATTTCCCAACTGA
- the LOC104630279 gene encoding putative 2-ketogluconate reductase isoform X1: MIMGGGELPGLLVNEIGGIHGILHGHVAFLKKHFYLITMKEFLENKKHMSKKVQAIYLWWHKPIIDQELLQSLPNLKVIANSGVGMDHLDLKLVASFGVKMANARCAVSSSTADTGMALLLASARRLVEGYHVAISSGMEYCEADFLGVEVTGATLGIIGMGNIGYKIALRAKAFEMNILYHNRRRRKEQEEQAVGATYCEKIDNLLQQADFVMVVVSLTPQTRKLIGKREMELMKPTATLINISRGAVVDQEALVTALQTGVIRAAALDVTYPEPLPRDHTLLKLKNVIITPHLGIKTDKATYMITEEAVENILAALNGLPIPNEVLPS; this comes from the exons ATG ATcatgggaggaggagagctaCCTGGGCTTTTGGTAAATGAAATCGGTGGCATACATGGGATACTGCATGGCCACGTGGCGTTcctgaagaaacatttctaCCTCATCACCATGAAGgaatttcttgaaaacaaaaagcatatgAGTAAAAAAGTCCAAGCGATCTATTTGTGGTGGCACAAACCCATCATTGACCAAGagctcctgcagagcctgcCAAATTTGAAAGTGATTGCGAATTCAGGAGTAGGGATGGATCACCTGGATCTGAAACTTGTAGCTAGCTTTGGTGTGAAGATGGCTAATGCTCGATGTGCTgtttccagcagcacagcagataCTGGGATGGCTTTGCTGCTGGCATCTGCTAGAAGGCTAGTGGAAG gctATCATGTTGCAATTTCTTCAGGCATGGAGTACTGTGAAGCCGATTTTCTAGGAGTTGAAGTTACTGGAGCTACTTTGGGGATCATTGGCATGGGCAACATTGGGTATAAGATTGCTCTGAGAGccaaagcatttgaaatgaacattttgtaCCATAACAGGAGACGAAG gAAAGAGCAAGAGGAGCAAGCTGTTGGCGCCACTTACTGCGAAAAGATAGACAACTTGCTCCAGCAGGCAGATTTCGTGATGGTTGTGGTGAGCCTCACACCTCAGACACGCAAGCTGATTGGGAAAAGAGAGATGGAGCTGATGAAACCCACAGCTACTCTCATTAACATCAGCCGAG GTGCAGTAGTTGACCAAGAGGCACTGGTGACAGCCCTGCAGACCGGTGTTATCAGGGCCGCTGCTTTGGATGTCACCTACCCGGAACCATTGCCCAG agATCATACATTGTTAAAATTAAAGAATGTCATTATAACCCCTCACCTCGGCATTAAAACAGACAAGGCCACCTACATGATAACAGAGGAAGCAGTTGAAAACATACTAGCAGCTCTTAATGGTCTCCCCATTCCCAATGAAGTGCTCCCTAGCTGA
- the LOC104630279 gene encoding putative 2-ketogluconate reductase isoform X3 — MIMGGGELPGLLVNEIGGIHGILHGHVAFLKKHFYLITMKEFLENKKHMSKKVQAIYLWWHKPIIDQELLQSLPNLKVIANSGVGMDHLDLKLVASFGVKMANARCAVSSSTADTGMALLLASARRLVEGYHVAISSGMEYCEADFLGVEVTGATLGIIGMGNIGYKIALRAKAFEMNILYHNRRRRKEQEEQAVGATYCEKIDNLLQQADFVMVVVSLTPQTRKLIGKREMELMKPTATLINISREGYHWCLPKDTSFHQFNIQ, encoded by the exons ATG ATcatgggaggaggagagctaCCTGGGCTTTTGGTAAATGAAATCGGTGGCATACATGGGATACTGCATGGCCACGTGGCGTTcctgaagaaacatttctaCCTCATCACCATGAAGgaatttcttgaaaacaaaaagcatatgAGTAAAAAAGTCCAAGCGATCTATTTGTGGTGGCACAAACCCATCATTGACCAAGagctcctgcagagcctgcCAAATTTGAAAGTGATTGCGAATTCAGGAGTAGGGATGGATCACCTGGATCTGAAACTTGTAGCTAGCTTTGGTGTGAAGATGGCTAATGCTCGATGTGCTgtttccagcagcacagcagataCTGGGATGGCTTTGCTGCTGGCATCTGCTAGAAGGCTAGTGGAAG gctATCATGTTGCAATTTCTTCAGGCATGGAGTACTGTGAAGCCGATTTTCTAGGAGTTGAAGTTACTGGAGCTACTTTGGGGATCATTGGCATGGGCAACATTGGGTATAAGATTGCTCTGAGAGccaaagcatttgaaatgaacattttgtaCCATAACAGGAGACGAAG gAAAGAGCAAGAGGAGCAAGCTGTTGGCGCCACTTACTGCGAAAAGATAGACAACTTGCTCCAGCAGGCAGATTTCGTGATGGTTGTGGTGAGCCTCACACCTCAGACACGCAAGCTGATTGGGAAAAGAGAGATGGAGCTGATGAAACCCACAGCTACTCTCATTAACATCAGCCGAG aaggtTATCACTGGTGCTTGCCAAAAGACACTTCCTTCCACCAGTTTAACATACAATGA
- the LOC104630279 gene encoding putative 2-ketogluconate reductase isoform X2 has translation MGGGELPGLLVNEIGGIHGILHGHVAFLKKHFYLITMKEFLENKKHMSKKVQAIYLWWHKPIIDQELLQSLPNLKVIANSGVGMDHLDLKLVASFGVKMANARCAVSSSTADTGMALLLASARRLVEGYHVAISSGMEYCEADFLGVEVTGATLGIIGMGNIGYKIALRAKAFEMNILYHNRRRRKEQEEQAVGATYCEKIDNLLQQADFVMVVVSLTPQTRKLIGKREMELMKPTATLINISRGAVVDQEALVTALQTGVIRAAALDVTYPEPLPRDHTLLKLKNVIITPHLGIKTDKATYMITEEAVENILAALNGLPIPNEVLPS, from the exons atgggaggaggagagctaCCTGGGCTTTTGGTAAATGAAATCGGTGGCATACATGGGATACTGCATGGCCACGTGGCGTTcctgaagaaacatttctaCCTCATCACCATGAAGgaatttcttgaaaacaaaaagcatatgAGTAAAAAAGTCCAAGCGATCTATTTGTGGTGGCACAAACCCATCATTGACCAAGagctcctgcagagcctgcCAAATTTGAAAGTGATTGCGAATTCAGGAGTAGGGATGGATCACCTGGATCTGAAACTTGTAGCTAGCTTTGGTGTGAAGATGGCTAATGCTCGATGTGCTgtttccagcagcacagcagataCTGGGATGGCTTTGCTGCTGGCATCTGCTAGAAGGCTAGTGGAAG gctATCATGTTGCAATTTCTTCAGGCATGGAGTACTGTGAAGCCGATTTTCTAGGAGTTGAAGTTACTGGAGCTACTTTGGGGATCATTGGCATGGGCAACATTGGGTATAAGATTGCTCTGAGAGccaaagcatttgaaatgaacattttgtaCCATAACAGGAGACGAAG gAAAGAGCAAGAGGAGCAAGCTGTTGGCGCCACTTACTGCGAAAAGATAGACAACTTGCTCCAGCAGGCAGATTTCGTGATGGTTGTGGTGAGCCTCACACCTCAGACACGCAAGCTGATTGGGAAAAGAGAGATGGAGCTGATGAAACCCACAGCTACTCTCATTAACATCAGCCGAG GTGCAGTAGTTGACCAAGAGGCACTGGTGACAGCCCTGCAGACCGGTGTTATCAGGGCCGCTGCTTTGGATGTCACCTACCCGGAACCATTGCCCAG agATCATACATTGTTAAAATTAAAGAATGTCATTATAACCCCTCACCTCGGCATTAAAACAGACAAGGCCACCTACATGATAACAGAGGAAGCAGTTGAAAACATACTAGCAGCTCTTAATGGTCTCCCCATTCCCAATGAAGTGCTCCCTAGCTGA
- the LOC104630865 gene encoding putative 2-ketogluconate reductase isoform X1 yields MFRSKAFSLLKQIPLMSGQSNLAYKFIHPAIASHGHRCHRRSVGYRQRYKTYPGSAGGQRINASQTKVMAEEELPGVLILDIGGTHGVLENLAALLKKHFCLITMKEFLENKKEMSKKIQSIFVFECRPTINQELLESLPNLKVIGNSGVGVDHLDLKMISNFGVKVTNTPHAVADPTADIGMALMLASARRLVEGCKIAVSPDTKYFAVDWLGVEVTRATLGIVGMGSIGYKVAQRARAFNMRILYHNRNRRRKEEEEAVDAHYCEKIEDLLQQSDFVMLVVNLTPETHKLIGKKELGLMKPTATLINISRGAVIDQDALVEALQNKVIRAAALDVTYPEPLPRDHPLLKLNNIIITPHIGTATVQAIHMMAEEAIANMLAVLNGQPIPSEVFPN; encoded by the exons ATGTTCAGGAGCAAAGCATTCAGTCTGTTAAAACAGATTCCCTTGATGTCTGGCCAGTCAAATCTGGCTTATAAATTTATTCATCCAGCTATTGCTTCTCATGGACATCGCTGTCACAGGAGAAGTGTGGGTTACAGACAGAGGTACAAGACATACCCTGGTAGTGCTGGAGGACAAAGAATAAATGCTTCTCAGACAAAG GTCATGGCAGAAGAAGAGTTGCCAGGCGTTTTGATTCTGGATATAGGAGGAACTCATGGTGTGCTAGAAAACCTTGCAGCACTTTTGAAGAAACACTTTTGCCTTATCACCATGAAGgaatttcttgaaaacaaaaaagaaatgagcaaaaaaatccaatctatttttgtgtttgagtgCAGGCCAACCATTAACCAGGAGCTTCTAGAAAGCCTGCCTAATTTAAAGGTAATTGGAAACTCTGGGGTTGGAGTCGATCACTTAGACTTGAAAATGATTTCTAACTTTGGCGTAAAAGTGACCAATACCCCACATGCTGTGGCGGACCCAACAGCAGACATAGGAATGGCCTTGATGCTGGCCTCTGCCAGAAGACTAGTGGAAg GCTGCAAGATTGCAGTTTCTCCAGACACGAAGTATTTTGCTGTTGACTGGCTGGGAGTGGAAGTAACCAGAGCGACACTTGGGATTGTCGGAATGGGCAGCATTGGGTACAAAGTGGCTCAGAGAGCCAGAGCCTTCAACATGAGGATCCTGTACCATAACAGGAACCGAAG aagaaaggaggaggaagaagcagttGATGCCCACTACTGTGAGAAGATAGAAGACTTGCTGCAGCAATCTGACTTTGTTATGTTGGTTGTGAATCTGACTCCTGAGACTCACAAACTGATTGGGAAAAAGGAGCTGGGGCTGATGAAACCCACAGCTACTCTTATAAATATCAGTCGAG GTGCAGTTATAGATCAAGATGCATTGGTAGAAGCTCTCCAGAATAAGGTTAttagagctgctgctctggatgTGACATACCCTGAGCCTCTGCCAAG AGATCAtcctttattaaaattaaataacatcATCATAACCCCTCACATTGGAACCGCAACAGTCCAAGCTATCCATATGATGGCAGAAGAAGCAATAGCAAATATGCTGGCTGTTCTCAATGGCCAACCCATTCCAAGTGAAGTATTTCCCAACTGA